The following coding sequences lie in one Candidatus Methylomirabilota bacterium genomic window:
- a CDS encoding enoyl-CoA hydratase/isomerase family protein, with protein MDYRDYQHLLFERRPNGVVLITINRPEVLNATNDRLHWELTQVWPTLDADDSARVAVVTGAGRAFSAGGDLDMVEANSRDPKRLARTVREASDIVYNMINLDKPVISAINGVAVGAGLVVALMSDISIISETARFTDGHTKLGVVAGDHAAIVWPLLCGMAKAKYYLLTSDFIDGREAERIGLVSLCVPPADLMPKAFEVADKLANGAQQAIRWTKRSLNNWLRMAGPIFDQSIALEMLTFMDEDVREGAAAIRQKRPPKFPSAR; from the coding sequence ATGGACTATCGGGACTACCAGCACCTGCTCTTCGAGCGCCGGCCCAACGGGGTCGTGCTGATCACGATCAACCGGCCGGAGGTGCTGAACGCCACCAACGACCGGCTGCACTGGGAGCTGACCCAGGTCTGGCCGACCCTCGACGCCGACGACAGCGCGCGCGTCGCGGTGGTCACCGGCGCGGGCCGGGCCTTCTCGGCGGGCGGCGATCTCGACATGGTCGAGGCCAACAGCCGGGATCCGAAGCGCCTCGCCCGGACCGTGCGCGAGGCCTCCGACATCGTCTACAACATGATCAACCTCGACAAGCCGGTGATCTCGGCGATCAACGGCGTGGCGGTGGGCGCGGGCCTCGTGGTGGCGCTGATGTCGGACATCAGCATCATCTCGGAGACCGCGCGCTTCACCGACGGCCACACCAAGCTGGGGGTGGTGGCGGGCGACCACGCGGCCATCGTGTGGCCCCTGCTCTGCGGCATGGCCAAGGCCAAGTACTACCTGCTCACCTCCGACTTCATCGACGGCCGCGAGGCCGAGCGCATCGGCCTGGTCAGTCTGTGCGTGCCGCCCGCCGACCTGATGCCGAAGGCCTTCGAGGTGGCCGACAAGCTCGCCAACGGCGCCCAGCAGGCGATCCGCTGGACCAAGCGCTCGCTGAACAACTGGCTGCGCATGGCCGGGCCGATCTTCGATCAGTCCATCGCGCTGGAGATGCTGACGTTCATGGACGAGGACGTGCGCGAGGGCGCGGCGGCGATCCGCCAGAAGCGGCCGCCGAAGTTTCCGTCGGCACGCTGA
- a CDS encoding ABC transporter substrate-binding protein: protein MIGRRAFVKGLGAALAFRPARALGQGPAKPPRIGWLTSSVLHTRNVEAFRNEMQALGHRDLSLEVRAAEGKMDRLPALAAQLATVPVDVIVTDGGPAIVAAKRATATIPIVIGAAAIDLVQQGLVTSLARPGGNITGFLISTGSELDSKRLELLREALPSLARVAVVWNPRNDANPHKLASLEAPAQALGVQLESIQARDVQEIERGLGAGSRRRVDAMLMLADAYFWSQRDRIVAVAARHRLPAMYAELEFGESGGLMAYGPSVAHNFRRAAGYVDRILKGAKPGDLPIEQPATLELMINLKVARALGLTIPQSLLVRAAHIVE, encoded by the coding sequence GTGATCGGGCGTCGCGCCTTTGTCAAAGGCCTCGGTGCGGCCCTGGCCTTCCGGCCCGCGCGAGCGCTGGGCCAGGGGCCCGCGAAGCCGCCTCGCATCGGCTGGCTCACCAGCAGTGTGCTGCATACGCGGAACGTGGAGGCGTTCCGGAACGAGATGCAGGCGCTCGGCCATCGCGATCTGAGCCTCGAAGTACGGGCGGCCGAGGGCAAGATGGACCGGCTACCCGCGCTGGCCGCCCAGCTTGCGACCGTTCCCGTGGATGTGATCGTGACCGACGGCGGCCCCGCGATCGTCGCGGCCAAGCGCGCCACGGCCACGATCCCGATCGTCATCGGCGCTGCCGCGATCGATCTGGTCCAGCAGGGCCTGGTGACGAGCCTGGCGCGCCCGGGTGGCAACATCACCGGCTTCCTGATCTCCACCGGCTCCGAGCTCGACAGCAAACGGCTCGAGCTGCTGCGCGAGGCACTGCCGTCACTCGCGCGCGTCGCGGTGGTCTGGAACCCGCGCAACGACGCAAACCCGCACAAGCTGGCGAGTCTCGAGGCCCCGGCGCAGGCCCTCGGCGTGCAGCTCGAGAGCATCCAGGCCCGCGACGTCCAGGAGATCGAGCGCGGGCTCGGCGCCGGGTCCCGGAGGCGCGTGGATGCGATGCTGATGCTGGCCGACGCCTACTTCTGGAGCCAGCGCGACCGCATCGTCGCGGTGGCGGCCCGGCACCGGCTGCCCGCAATGTACGCGGAGCTGGAGTTCGGCGAATCCGGCGGCCTGATGGCGTACGGACCCTCCGTCGCCCACAACTTCCGCCGGGCGGCGGGCTACGTGGATCGCATTCTCAAGGGGGCGAAGCCGGGCGATTTGCCGATCGAGCAGCCGGCCACGCTGGAGCTGATGATCAACCTCAAAGTCGCCCGCGCGCTCGGCCTGACGATCCCCCAGTCGCTGCTCGTCCGGGCCGCGCACATCGTCGAGTGA
- a CDS encoding DinB family protein — MTPEHRRLIERIRSSALVVRHAVEAAPRGRFAVAPKPGEWSALETLTHVRDVIVHVYGLRLRRLFYEDGPLFADFDEEAYRPASLARGESVEYLLDTIVGEHEQLARLLEAVPDAEWAREGRHPQYGVMSIEFLARRVGEHAEEHAAQMTAAVRARA; from the coding sequence GAGCGCATCCGGTCGTCCGCGCTGGTGGTGCGCCACGCGGTGGAGGCGGCGCCGCGCGGCCGGTTCGCCGTCGCGCCGAAGCCGGGGGAGTGGTCCGCGCTCGAGACCCTGACTCACGTGCGCGACGTGATCGTCCACGTCTACGGCCTGCGCCTCCGGCGGCTCTTCTACGAGGACGGGCCGCTCTTCGCCGACTTCGACGAGGAAGCCTACCGCCCGGCCAGCCTGGCGCGCGGCGAGAGCGTGGAATATCTCCTCGACACCATCGTGGGCGAGCACGAGCAGCTGGCGCGCCTGCTCGAGGCGGTGCCCGACGCCGAGTGGGCCCGCGAGGGGCGCCATCCGCAGTACGGCGTCATGTCCATCGAGTTTCTCGCGCGGCGGGTGGGCGAGCACGCCGAGGAGCACGCCGCCCAGATGACCGCCGCGGTCCGCGCTCGCGCGTAG